Sequence from the Christiangramia fulva genome:
GACCTAACCGAAGATGAAAGGAAAGAATTCATAAAACCGCTTCAGTTTATTACCGATAAACCGGTGATGTATGTGTGTAATGTGGAAGAATCGTCAGCAGTTGCGGGAAATGCCCATGTTGAAAGAGTAAAAGAGGCGGTAAAAGACGAAAATGCTGAAGTTTTAGTGCTCGCCGTAGCTACAGAAGCTGATATCGCAGAACTTGAAGATTATGAAGAAAGACAGATGTTTCTTCAGGATATTGGCCTTGATGAAGCAGGTTCAGCAAAATTGATCAGAGGTGCTTATAATCTTCTAAACCTTCAAACCTATTTTACCGCGGGCGAAAAGGAAGTGCGTGCGTGGACCATAAAAGTGGGATCCAGTGCTCCGCAGGCAGCAGGAGTGATCCATACCGATTTCGAAAAAGGTTTTATTCGTGCTGAAGTGATTAGTTACGAAGATTATGTGAACTACGGCAGTGAGGCAAAAGTGAAAGAAGCGGGAAAAATGAGGGTTGAAGGCAAGGAGTATATTGTTAAAGATGGTGATATCATGCACTTCCGCTTTAATGTTTAGGAATTTGGAATTCAGAGAAACGAAGTAGAATTTTCGTAATTCTCATTGCGCAATTAACATTTCATCCTAAATCTTTGTTAATTACTTTCAGGCGATTCTGTTTCGGCTTCTTGGCTTAAATGCTATATTTAGGGCTACAACTCCAAGACTACTTATGAGCGAGAATACTAAATATACCGAAGAGAATATTCGGTCACTGGACTGGAAGGAACATATACGCATGCGTCCCGGGATGTATATCGGGAAACTTGGCGACGGTTCCAGCCAGGATGACGGAATTTATCTTCTGCTAAAAGAGGTTATCGATAACAGTATTGACGAATTTGTTATGGGTGCCGGGAAGACTATTGAGATCTCGGTACAGAATAACAGAGTGATCGTAAGAGACTTTGGCCGGGGGATCCCTCTGGGAAAGGTTGTGGATGTTGTCTCTAAAATGAATACCGGCGGGAAATACGATACCCGCGCCTTCAAAAAATCGGTAGGTCTAAACGGTGTTGGTACCAAAGCGGTGAACGCTCTTTCTTCTTATTTTCGTGTGGAATCCAGCCGTGACGGTAAAAGCCATGCCGCCGAATTTGAAACAGGAAATCTTACCGATGAGGAGCATCTTGAAGAAACTTCCCGAAGGAGGGGAACCAAGATCACTTTTGTTCCTGACGAGGCTATTTTCAAAAACTATAAGTTCAGGAATGAGTACATAGAAAAAATGCTCAAGAAC
This genomic interval carries:
- the ychF gene encoding redox-regulated ATPase YchF yields the protein MKAGIVGLPNVGKSTLFNCLSNAKAQSANFPFCTIEPNIGVVNVPDQRLTKLGELVNPERIVPATVEIVDIAGLVKGASKGEGLGNQFLGNIRETDAILHVLRCFENDNIVHVDGSINPIRDKETIDMELQLKDLETVDKKLEKVKRAAKTGNKEAQKEETALLKVKQGLEEGKSVRAIDLTEDERKEFIKPLQFITDKPVMYVCNVEESSAVAGNAHVERVKEAVKDENAEVLVLAVATEADIAELEDYEERQMFLQDIGLDEAGSAKLIRGAYNLLNLQTYFTAGEKEVRAWTIKVGSSAPQAAGVIHTDFEKGFIRAEVISYEDYVNYGSEAKVKEAGKMRVEGKEYIVKDGDIMHFRFNV